The following proteins are co-located in the Poecile atricapillus isolate bPoeAtr1 chromosome 2, bPoeAtr1.hap1, whole genome shotgun sequence genome:
- the MTSS1 gene encoding protein MTSS 1 isoform X13: MEAVIEKECSALGGLFQTIISDMKGSYPVWEDFINKAGKLQSQLRTTVVAAAAFLDAFQKVADMATNTRGGTREIGSALTRMCMRHRSIESKLRQFSSALIDCLINPLQEQMEEWKKVANQLDKDHAKEYKKARQEIKKKSSDTLKLQKKAKKAEALGRGDIQPQLDSALQDVNDKYLLLEETEKQAVRKALIEERGRFCAFISMLRPVIEEEISMLGEITHLQTISDDLKSLTMDPHKLPSSSEQVILDLKGSDYSWSYQTPPSSPSTTMSRKSSVCSSLNSVNSSDSRSSGSHSHSPSSHYRYRSSNLPQQAPMRLSSVSSHDSGFMSQDAFQSKSPSPMPPEAPNQDWAKPGPYDQPMVNTLQRRKEKREPDLNGAAQSGAPAPPEEAQRPRSMTVSAATRQGEEMEACEELALALSRGLQLDTQRSSRDSLQCSSGYSTQTTTPCCSEDTIPSQVSDYDYFSVSGDQEAEQQEFDKSSTIPRNSDISQSYRRMFQTKRPASTAGLPTTLGPVIVTPGVATIRRTPSTKPSVRRGTIGGGPIPIKTPVIPVKTPTVPDIPGGLPGALAGTEECPEQSLESPAAGDGGQAVTSVPSWSGQAAVNPPASGQKLGAAEEQRQAVPESEGEESERDGVGSLAPAGQPELEPGELSPGDVPQGEDMLNAIRRGVKLKKTTTNDRSAPRIS, from the exons gtgGTACCAGAGAGATTGGGTCTGCTCTCACCAGGATGTGTATGAGGCACAGAAGTATAGAGTCCAAACTCCGGCAGTTCTCAAG TGCTTTAATTGACTGTCTGATAAACCCACTTCAAGAACAGATGGAAGAGTGGAAGAAAGTGGCCAATCAGCTGGATAAAGACCATGCAAAAG AATACAAAAAAGCCCGCcaagagataaaaaagaaatcgTCTGATACACTGAAGCtacagaagaaagcaaagaaag CTGAGGCTCTGG GACGGGGTGACATTCAGCCCCAGCTGGATAGTGCTTTACAAGATGTCAATGATAAGTACCTGCTGCTTGAGGAGACCGAGAAGCAAGCTGTCAGAAAGGCTCTGATCGAGGAGCGCGGTCGATTCTGTGCTTTCATCTCGATGCTGCGCCCTGTGATT gaagAAGAAATATCAATGCTAGGAGAAATAACCCATTTACAAACCATATCAGATGACCTGAAAAGTCTCACCATGGATCCACACAAATTGCCATCCTCAAGTGAACAG GTAATTTTAGATTTGAAAGGTTCTGATTACAGCTGGTCTTACCAGACTCCTCCATCCTCTCCCAGTACTACCATGTCCAGAAAATCTAGTGTTTGCAG CAGTCTGAACAGCGTTAACAGTAGTGATTCCCGGTCCAGTGGCTCGCACTCGCACTCACCTAGTTCACACTATCGCTATCGCAGCTCCAATCTGCCTCAGCAGGCACCCATGAGGCTGTCCAGTGTGTCCTCCCATGATTCTGGATTCATGTCCCAGGATGCTTTCCAGTCCAAATCGCCATCCCCCATGCCACCAGAAGCACCTAACCAG GACTGGGCCAAGCCAGGCCCGTACGATCAGCCCATGGTGAACACCTTGCAACGTCGCAAAGAAAAGCGTGAGCCAGATCTCAATGGAGCGGCTCAGAGCGGAGCCCCTGCGCCCCCCGAGGAGGCCCAGAGACCTCGGAGCATGACGGTGTCAGCTGCCACAAGG CAGGGTGAGGAGATGGAGGCCTGTGAGGAGCTGGCACTCGCTCTGTCCAGAGGGCTGCAGTTGGACACCCAGAGGAGCAGTCGGGATTCCTTGCAGTGCTCCAGTGGCTACAGCACCCAGACGACAACTCCGTGCTGTTCAGAGGACACGATCCCATCTCAAG TTTCAGATTATGATTATTTCTCTGTGAGTGGTGACCAGGAGGCAGAACAACAAGAGTTTGACAAATCTTCCACCATCCCAAGAAACAGTGACATTAGCCAGTCATATCGCAGAATGTTTCAAACCAAGCGTCCTGCTTCCACCGCAGGTCTGCCAACCACGCTGGGACCGGTCATCGTCACCCCCGGCGTCGCCACCATCCGACGGACGCCTTCCACCAAGCCTTCGGTCAGGCGCGGGACCATCGGCGGAGGCCCCATTCCCATCAAGACTCCGGTGATTCCTGTCAAAACACCGACCGTTCCCGATATCCCGGGAGGGCTGCCCGGTGCCCTCGCGGGGACAGAAGAGTGCCCCGAGCAAAGTCTGgagtctccagcagcaggagatggtgGGCAAGCTGTCACCAGCGTGCCCTCGTGGAGCGGGCAAGCGGCCGTCAACCCTCCGGCATCGGGCCAGAAACTGGGTGCTGCCGAGGAGCAGAGGCAGGCGGTCCCCGAGAGCGAGGGGGAGGAGAGCGAGCGGGATGGGGTCGGCAGCCTGGCGCCCGCGGGGCAGCCGGAGCTGGAGCCCGGCGAGCTGAGCCCCGGCGATGTCCCGCAGGGGGAGGATATGCTCAACGCCATCCGGCGCGGCGTCAAGCTGAAGAAGACGACCACGAATGATCGCTCAGCACCTCGTATTTCCTAG
- the MTSS1 gene encoding protein MTSS 1 isoform X6, translating to MEAVIEKECSALGGLFQTIISDMKGSYPVWEDFINKAGKLQSQLRTTVVAAAAFLDAFQKVADMATNTRGGTREIGSALTRMCMRHRSIESKLRQFSSALIDCLINPLQEQMEEWKKVANQLDKDHAKEYKKARQEIKKKSSDTLKLQKKAKKAEALGRGDIQPQLDSALQDVNDKYLLLEETEKQAVRKALIEERGRFCAFISMLRPVIEEEISMLGEITHLQTISDDLKSLTMDPHKLPSSSEQVILDLKGSDYSWSYQTPPSSPSTTMSRKSSVCSSLNSVNSSDSRSSGSHSHSPSSHYRYRSSNLPQQAPMRLSSVSSHDSGFMSQDAFQSKSPSPMPPEAPNQLSNGFYHCSLSSDPSVASVGAGPFPHFPPVSRAWTRAPSALLPDYVHYYTIGPGMLPSSKIPSWKDWAKPGPYDQPMVNTLQRRKEKREPDLNGAAQSGAPAPPEEAQRPRSMTVSAATRQGEEMEACEELALALSRGLQLDTQRSSRDSLQCSSGYSTQTTTPCCSEDTIPSQVSDYDYFSVSGDQEAEQQEFDKSSTIPRNSDISQSYRRMFQTKRPASTAGLPTTLGPVIVTPGVATIRRTPSTKPSVRRGTIGGGPIPIKTPVIPVKTPTVPDIPGGLPGALAGTEECPEQSLESPAAGDGGQAVTSVPSWSGQAAVNPPASGQKLGAAEEQRQAVPESEGEESERDGVGSLAPAGQPELEPGELSPGDVPQGEDMLNAIRRGVKLKKTTTNDRSAPRIS from the exons gtgGTACCAGAGAGATTGGGTCTGCTCTCACCAGGATGTGTATGAGGCACAGAAGTATAGAGTCCAAACTCCGGCAGTTCTCAAG TGCTTTAATTGACTGTCTGATAAACCCACTTCAAGAACAGATGGAAGAGTGGAAGAAAGTGGCCAATCAGCTGGATAAAGACCATGCAAAAG AATACAAAAAAGCCCGCcaagagataaaaaagaaatcgTCTGATACACTGAAGCtacagaagaaagcaaagaaag CTGAGGCTCTGG GACGGGGTGACATTCAGCCCCAGCTGGATAGTGCTTTACAAGATGTCAATGATAAGTACCTGCTGCTTGAGGAGACCGAGAAGCAAGCTGTCAGAAAGGCTCTGATCGAGGAGCGCGGTCGATTCTGTGCTTTCATCTCGATGCTGCGCCCTGTGATT gaagAAGAAATATCAATGCTAGGAGAAATAACCCATTTACAAACCATATCAGATGACCTGAAAAGTCTCACCATGGATCCACACAAATTGCCATCCTCAAGTGAACAG GTAATTTTAGATTTGAAAGGTTCTGATTACAGCTGGTCTTACCAGACTCCTCCATCCTCTCCCAGTACTACCATGTCCAGAAAATCTAGTGTTTGCAG CAGTCTGAACAGCGTTAACAGTAGTGATTCCCGGTCCAGTGGCTCGCACTCGCACTCACCTAGTTCACACTATCGCTATCGCAGCTCCAATCTGCCTCAGCAGGCACCCATGAGGCTGTCCAGTGTGTCCTCCCATGATTCTGGATTCATGTCCCAGGATGCTTTCCAGTCCAAATCGCCATCCCCCATGCCACCAGAAGCACCTAACCAG TTGTCTAATGGGTTTTATCACTGTAGTTTATCAAGTGACCCATCGGTAGCTTCAGTTGGTGCAGGTCCTTTCCCTCATTTCCCGCCTGTCTCCCGCGCGTGGACTCGGGCTCCCTCAGCCCTCCTTCCAGACTACGTTCATTATTACACCATTGGGCCAGGCATGTTACCATCATCTAAGATCCCTAGCTGGAAG GACTGGGCCAAGCCAGGCCCGTACGATCAGCCCATGGTGAACACCTTGCAACGTCGCAAAGAAAAGCGTGAGCCAGATCTCAATGGAGCGGCTCAGAGCGGAGCCCCTGCGCCCCCCGAGGAGGCCCAGAGACCTCGGAGCATGACGGTGTCAGCTGCCACAAGG CAGGGTGAGGAGATGGAGGCCTGTGAGGAGCTGGCACTCGCTCTGTCCAGAGGGCTGCAGTTGGACACCCAGAGGAGCAGTCGGGATTCCTTGCAGTGCTCCAGTGGCTACAGCACCCAGACGACAACTCCGTGCTGTTCAGAGGACACGATCCCATCTCAAG TTTCAGATTATGATTATTTCTCTGTGAGTGGTGACCAGGAGGCAGAACAACAAGAGTTTGACAAATCTTCCACCATCCCAAGAAACAGTGACATTAGCCAGTCATATCGCAGAATGTTTCAAACCAAGCGTCCTGCTTCCACCGCAGGTCTGCCAACCACGCTGGGACCGGTCATCGTCACCCCCGGCGTCGCCACCATCCGACGGACGCCTTCCACCAAGCCTTCGGTCAGGCGCGGGACCATCGGCGGAGGCCCCATTCCCATCAAGACTCCGGTGATTCCTGTCAAAACACCGACCGTTCCCGATATCCCGGGAGGGCTGCCCGGTGCCCTCGCGGGGACAGAAGAGTGCCCCGAGCAAAGTCTGgagtctccagcagcaggagatggtgGGCAAGCTGTCACCAGCGTGCCCTCGTGGAGCGGGCAAGCGGCCGTCAACCCTCCGGCATCGGGCCAGAAACTGGGTGCTGCCGAGGAGCAGAGGCAGGCGGTCCCCGAGAGCGAGGGGGAGGAGAGCGAGCGGGATGGGGTCGGCAGCCTGGCGCCCGCGGGGCAGCCGGAGCTGGAGCCCGGCGAGCTGAGCCCCGGCGATGTCCCGCAGGGGGAGGATATGCTCAACGCCATCCGGCGCGGCGTCAAGCTGAAGAAGACGACCACGAATGATCGCTCAGCACCTCGTATTTCCTAG
- the MTSS1 gene encoding protein MTSS 1 isoform X12, which translates to MCMRHRSIESKLRQFSSALIDCLINPLQEQMEEWKKVANQLDKDHAKEYKKARQEIKKKSSDTLKLQKKAKKAEALGRGDIQPQLDSALQDVNDKYLLLEETEKQAVRKALIEERGRFCAFISMLRPVIEEEISMLGEITHLQTISDDLKSLTMDPHKLPSSSEQVILDLKGSDYSWSYQTPPSSPSTTMSRKSSVCSSLNSVNSSDSRSSGSHSHSPSSHYRYRSSNLPQQAPMRLSSVSSHDSGFMSQDAFQSKSPSPMPPEAPNQNSSSSASSEASETCQSVSECSSPTSVSSGSTMGAWASTDKLSNGFYHCSLSSDPSVASVGAGPFPHFPPVSRAWTRAPSALLPDYVHYYTIGPGMLPSSKIPSWKDWAKPGPYDQPMVNTLQRRKEKREPDLNGAAQSGAPAPPEEAQRPRSMTVSAATRQGEEMEACEELALALSRGLQLDTQRSSRDSLQCSSGYSTQTTTPCCSEDTIPSQVSDYDYFSVSGDQEAEQQEFDKSSTIPRNSDISQSYRRMFQTKRPASTAGLPTTLGPVIVTPGVATIRRTPSTKPSVRRGTIGGGPIPIKTPVIPVKTPTVPDIPGGLPGALAGTEECPEQSLESPAAGDGGQAVTSVPSWSGQAAVNPPASGQKLGAAEEQRQAVPESEGEESERDGVGSLAPAGQPELEPGELSPGDVPQGEDMLNAIRRGVKLKKTTTNDRSAPRIS; encoded by the exons ATGTGTATGAGGCACAGAAGTATAGAGTCCAAACTCCGGCAGTTCTCAAG TGCTTTAATTGACTGTCTGATAAACCCACTTCAAGAACAGATGGAAGAGTGGAAGAAAGTGGCCAATCAGCTGGATAAAGACCATGCAAAAG AATACAAAAAAGCCCGCcaagagataaaaaagaaatcgTCTGATACACTGAAGCtacagaagaaagcaaagaaag CTGAGGCTCTGG GACGGGGTGACATTCAGCCCCAGCTGGATAGTGCTTTACAAGATGTCAATGATAAGTACCTGCTGCTTGAGGAGACCGAGAAGCAAGCTGTCAGAAAGGCTCTGATCGAGGAGCGCGGTCGATTCTGTGCTTTCATCTCGATGCTGCGCCCTGTGATT gaagAAGAAATATCAATGCTAGGAGAAATAACCCATTTACAAACCATATCAGATGACCTGAAAAGTCTCACCATGGATCCACACAAATTGCCATCCTCAAGTGAACAG GTAATTTTAGATTTGAAAGGTTCTGATTACAGCTGGTCTTACCAGACTCCTCCATCCTCTCCCAGTACTACCATGTCCAGAAAATCTAGTGTTTGCAG CAGTCTGAACAGCGTTAACAGTAGTGATTCCCGGTCCAGTGGCTCGCACTCGCACTCACCTAGTTCACACTATCGCTATCGCAGCTCCAATCTGCCTCAGCAGGCACCCATGAGGCTGTCCAGTGTGTCCTCCCATGATTCTGGATTCATGTCCCAGGATGCTTTCCAGTCCAAATCGCCATCCCCCATGCCACCAGAAGCACCTAACCAG AATTCGTCCAGCTCTGCCTCTTCAGAAGCCTCTGAAACCTGCCAGTCAGTGAGCGAGTGCAGTTCCCCCACCTCAGTCAGCTCAGGCTCCACCATGGGGGCTTGGGCCTCCACAGATAAG TTGTCTAATGGGTTTTATCACTGTAGTTTATCAAGTGACCCATCGGTAGCTTCAGTTGGTGCAGGTCCTTTCCCTCATTTCCCGCCTGTCTCCCGCGCGTGGACTCGGGCTCCCTCAGCCCTCCTTCCAGACTACGTTCATTATTACACCATTGGGCCAGGCATGTTACCATCATCTAAGATCCCTAGCTGGAAG GACTGGGCCAAGCCAGGCCCGTACGATCAGCCCATGGTGAACACCTTGCAACGTCGCAAAGAAAAGCGTGAGCCAGATCTCAATGGAGCGGCTCAGAGCGGAGCCCCTGCGCCCCCCGAGGAGGCCCAGAGACCTCGGAGCATGACGGTGTCAGCTGCCACAAGG CAGGGTGAGGAGATGGAGGCCTGTGAGGAGCTGGCACTCGCTCTGTCCAGAGGGCTGCAGTTGGACACCCAGAGGAGCAGTCGGGATTCCTTGCAGTGCTCCAGTGGCTACAGCACCCAGACGACAACTCCGTGCTGTTCAGAGGACACGATCCCATCTCAAG TTTCAGATTATGATTATTTCTCTGTGAGTGGTGACCAGGAGGCAGAACAACAAGAGTTTGACAAATCTTCCACCATCCCAAGAAACAGTGACATTAGCCAGTCATATCGCAGAATGTTTCAAACCAAGCGTCCTGCTTCCACCGCAGGTCTGCCAACCACGCTGGGACCGGTCATCGTCACCCCCGGCGTCGCCACCATCCGACGGACGCCTTCCACCAAGCCTTCGGTCAGGCGCGGGACCATCGGCGGAGGCCCCATTCCCATCAAGACTCCGGTGATTCCTGTCAAAACACCGACCGTTCCCGATATCCCGGGAGGGCTGCCCGGTGCCCTCGCGGGGACAGAAGAGTGCCCCGAGCAAAGTCTGgagtctccagcagcaggagatggtgGGCAAGCTGTCACCAGCGTGCCCTCGTGGAGCGGGCAAGCGGCCGTCAACCCTCCGGCATCGGGCCAGAAACTGGGTGCTGCCGAGGAGCAGAGGCAGGCGGTCCCCGAGAGCGAGGGGGAGGAGAGCGAGCGGGATGGGGTCGGCAGCCTGGCGCCCGCGGGGCAGCCGGAGCTGGAGCCCGGCGAGCTGAGCCCCGGCGATGTCCCGCAGGGGGAGGATATGCTCAACGCCATCCGGCGCGGCGTCAAGCTGAAGAAGACGACCACGAATGATCGCTCAGCACCTCGTATTTCCTAG
- the MTSS1 gene encoding protein MTSS 1 isoform X3: MEAVIEKECSALGGLFQTIISDMKGSYPVWEDFINKAGKLQSQLRTTVVAAAAFLDAFQKVADMATNTRGGTREIGSALTRMCMRHRSIESKLRQFSSALIDCLINPLQEQMEEWKKVANQLDKDHAKEYKKARQEIKKKSSDTLKLQKKAKKGRGDIQPQLDSALQDVNDKYLLLEETEKQAVRKALIEERGRFCAFISMLRPVIEEEISMLGEITHLQTISDDLKSLTMDPHKLPSSSEQVILDLKGSDYSWSYQTPPSSPSTTMSRKSSVCSSLNSVNSSDSRSSGSHSHSPSSHYRYRSSNLPQQAPMRLSSVSSHDSGFMSQDAFQSKSPSPMPPEAPNQNSSSSASSEASETCQSVSECSSPTSVSSGSTMGAWASTDKLSNGFYHCSLSSDPSVASVGAGPFPHFPPVSRAWTRAPSALLPDYVHYYTIGPGMLPSSKIPSWKDWAKPGPYDQPMVNTLQRRKEKREPDLNGAAQSGAPAPPEEAQRPRSMTVSAATRQGEEMEACEELALALSRGLQLDTQRSSRDSLQCSSGYSTQTTTPCCSEDTIPSQVSDYDYFSVSGDQEAEQQEFDKSSTIPRNSDISQSYRRMFQTKRPASTAGLPTTLGPVIVTPGVATIRRTPSTKPSVRRGTIGGGPIPIKTPVIPVKTPTVPDIPGGLPGALAGTEECPEQSLESPAAGDGGQAVTSVPSWSGQAAVNPPASGQKLGAAEEQRQAVPESEGEESERDGVGSLAPAGQPELEPGELSPGDVPQGEDMLNAIRRGVKLKKTTTNDRSAPRIS; encoded by the exons gtgGTACCAGAGAGATTGGGTCTGCTCTCACCAGGATGTGTATGAGGCACAGAAGTATAGAGTCCAAACTCCGGCAGTTCTCAAG TGCTTTAATTGACTGTCTGATAAACCCACTTCAAGAACAGATGGAAGAGTGGAAGAAAGTGGCCAATCAGCTGGATAAAGACCATGCAAAAG AATACAAAAAAGCCCGCcaagagataaaaaagaaatcgTCTGATACACTGAAGCtacagaagaaagcaaagaaag GACGGGGTGACATTCAGCCCCAGCTGGATAGTGCTTTACAAGATGTCAATGATAAGTACCTGCTGCTTGAGGAGACCGAGAAGCAAGCTGTCAGAAAGGCTCTGATCGAGGAGCGCGGTCGATTCTGTGCTTTCATCTCGATGCTGCGCCCTGTGATT gaagAAGAAATATCAATGCTAGGAGAAATAACCCATTTACAAACCATATCAGATGACCTGAAAAGTCTCACCATGGATCCACACAAATTGCCATCCTCAAGTGAACAG GTAATTTTAGATTTGAAAGGTTCTGATTACAGCTGGTCTTACCAGACTCCTCCATCCTCTCCCAGTACTACCATGTCCAGAAAATCTAGTGTTTGCAG CAGTCTGAACAGCGTTAACAGTAGTGATTCCCGGTCCAGTGGCTCGCACTCGCACTCACCTAGTTCACACTATCGCTATCGCAGCTCCAATCTGCCTCAGCAGGCACCCATGAGGCTGTCCAGTGTGTCCTCCCATGATTCTGGATTCATGTCCCAGGATGCTTTCCAGTCCAAATCGCCATCCCCCATGCCACCAGAAGCACCTAACCAG AATTCGTCCAGCTCTGCCTCTTCAGAAGCCTCTGAAACCTGCCAGTCAGTGAGCGAGTGCAGTTCCCCCACCTCAGTCAGCTCAGGCTCCACCATGGGGGCTTGGGCCTCCACAGATAAG TTGTCTAATGGGTTTTATCACTGTAGTTTATCAAGTGACCCATCGGTAGCTTCAGTTGGTGCAGGTCCTTTCCCTCATTTCCCGCCTGTCTCCCGCGCGTGGACTCGGGCTCCCTCAGCCCTCCTTCCAGACTACGTTCATTATTACACCATTGGGCCAGGCATGTTACCATCATCTAAGATCCCTAGCTGGAAG GACTGGGCCAAGCCAGGCCCGTACGATCAGCCCATGGTGAACACCTTGCAACGTCGCAAAGAAAAGCGTGAGCCAGATCTCAATGGAGCGGCTCAGAGCGGAGCCCCTGCGCCCCCCGAGGAGGCCCAGAGACCTCGGAGCATGACGGTGTCAGCTGCCACAAGG CAGGGTGAGGAGATGGAGGCCTGTGAGGAGCTGGCACTCGCTCTGTCCAGAGGGCTGCAGTTGGACACCCAGAGGAGCAGTCGGGATTCCTTGCAGTGCTCCAGTGGCTACAGCACCCAGACGACAACTCCGTGCTGTTCAGAGGACACGATCCCATCTCAAG TTTCAGATTATGATTATTTCTCTGTGAGTGGTGACCAGGAGGCAGAACAACAAGAGTTTGACAAATCTTCCACCATCCCAAGAAACAGTGACATTAGCCAGTCATATCGCAGAATGTTTCAAACCAAGCGTCCTGCTTCCACCGCAGGTCTGCCAACCACGCTGGGACCGGTCATCGTCACCCCCGGCGTCGCCACCATCCGACGGACGCCTTCCACCAAGCCTTCGGTCAGGCGCGGGACCATCGGCGGAGGCCCCATTCCCATCAAGACTCCGGTGATTCCTGTCAAAACACCGACCGTTCCCGATATCCCGGGAGGGCTGCCCGGTGCCCTCGCGGGGACAGAAGAGTGCCCCGAGCAAAGTCTGgagtctccagcagcaggagatggtgGGCAAGCTGTCACCAGCGTGCCCTCGTGGAGCGGGCAAGCGGCCGTCAACCCTCCGGCATCGGGCCAGAAACTGGGTGCTGCCGAGGAGCAGAGGCAGGCGGTCCCCGAGAGCGAGGGGGAGGAGAGCGAGCGGGATGGGGTCGGCAGCCTGGCGCCCGCGGGGCAGCCGGAGCTGGAGCCCGGCGAGCTGAGCCCCGGCGATGTCCCGCAGGGGGAGGATATGCTCAACGCCATCCGGCGCGGCGTCAAGCTGAAGAAGACGACCACGAATGATCGCTCAGCACCTCGTATTTCCTAG
- the MTSS1 gene encoding protein MTSS 1 isoform X14, with product MEAVIEKECSALGGLFQTIISDMKGSYPVWEDFINKAGKLQSQLRTTVVAAAAFLDAFQKVADMATNTRGGTREIGSALTRMCMRHRSIESKLRQFSSALIDCLINPLQEQMEEWKKVANQLDKDHAKEYKKARQEIKKKSSDTLKLQKKAKKGRGDIQPQLDSALQDVNDKYLLLEETEKQAVRKALIEERGRFCAFISMLRPVIEEEISMLGEITHLQTISDDLKSLTMDPHKLPSSSEQVILDLKGSDYSWSYQTPPSSPSTTMSRKSSVCSSLNSVNSSDSRSSGSHSHSPSSHYRYRSSNLPQQAPMRLSSVSSHDSGFMSQDAFQSKSPSPMPPEAPNQDWAKPGPYDQPMVNTLQRRKEKREPDLNGAAQSGAPAPPEEAQRPRSMTVSAATRQGEEMEACEELALALSRGLQLDTQRSSRDSLQCSSGYSTQTTTPCCSEDTIPSQVSDYDYFSVSGDQEAEQQEFDKSSTIPRNSDISQSYRRMFQTKRPASTAGLPTTLGPVIVTPGVATIRRTPSTKPSVRRGTIGGGPIPIKTPVIPVKTPTVPDIPGGLPGALAGTEECPEQSLESPAAGDGGQAVTSVPSWSGQAAVNPPASGQKLGAAEEQRQAVPESEGEESERDGVGSLAPAGQPELEPGELSPGDVPQGEDMLNAIRRGVKLKKTTTNDRSAPRIS from the exons gtgGTACCAGAGAGATTGGGTCTGCTCTCACCAGGATGTGTATGAGGCACAGAAGTATAGAGTCCAAACTCCGGCAGTTCTCAAG TGCTTTAATTGACTGTCTGATAAACCCACTTCAAGAACAGATGGAAGAGTGGAAGAAAGTGGCCAATCAGCTGGATAAAGACCATGCAAAAG AATACAAAAAAGCCCGCcaagagataaaaaagaaatcgTCTGATACACTGAAGCtacagaagaaagcaaagaaag GACGGGGTGACATTCAGCCCCAGCTGGATAGTGCTTTACAAGATGTCAATGATAAGTACCTGCTGCTTGAGGAGACCGAGAAGCAAGCTGTCAGAAAGGCTCTGATCGAGGAGCGCGGTCGATTCTGTGCTTTCATCTCGATGCTGCGCCCTGTGATT gaagAAGAAATATCAATGCTAGGAGAAATAACCCATTTACAAACCATATCAGATGACCTGAAAAGTCTCACCATGGATCCACACAAATTGCCATCCTCAAGTGAACAG GTAATTTTAGATTTGAAAGGTTCTGATTACAGCTGGTCTTACCAGACTCCTCCATCCTCTCCCAGTACTACCATGTCCAGAAAATCTAGTGTTTGCAG CAGTCTGAACAGCGTTAACAGTAGTGATTCCCGGTCCAGTGGCTCGCACTCGCACTCACCTAGTTCACACTATCGCTATCGCAGCTCCAATCTGCCTCAGCAGGCACCCATGAGGCTGTCCAGTGTGTCCTCCCATGATTCTGGATTCATGTCCCAGGATGCTTTCCAGTCCAAATCGCCATCCCCCATGCCACCAGAAGCACCTAACCAG GACTGGGCCAAGCCAGGCCCGTACGATCAGCCCATGGTGAACACCTTGCAACGTCGCAAAGAAAAGCGTGAGCCAGATCTCAATGGAGCGGCTCAGAGCGGAGCCCCTGCGCCCCCCGAGGAGGCCCAGAGACCTCGGAGCATGACGGTGTCAGCTGCCACAAGG CAGGGTGAGGAGATGGAGGCCTGTGAGGAGCTGGCACTCGCTCTGTCCAGAGGGCTGCAGTTGGACACCCAGAGGAGCAGTCGGGATTCCTTGCAGTGCTCCAGTGGCTACAGCACCCAGACGACAACTCCGTGCTGTTCAGAGGACACGATCCCATCTCAAG TTTCAGATTATGATTATTTCTCTGTGAGTGGTGACCAGGAGGCAGAACAACAAGAGTTTGACAAATCTTCCACCATCCCAAGAAACAGTGACATTAGCCAGTCATATCGCAGAATGTTTCAAACCAAGCGTCCTGCTTCCACCGCAGGTCTGCCAACCACGCTGGGACCGGTCATCGTCACCCCCGGCGTCGCCACCATCCGACGGACGCCTTCCACCAAGCCTTCGGTCAGGCGCGGGACCATCGGCGGAGGCCCCATTCCCATCAAGACTCCGGTGATTCCTGTCAAAACACCGACCGTTCCCGATATCCCGGGAGGGCTGCCCGGTGCCCTCGCGGGGACAGAAGAGTGCCCCGAGCAAAGTCTGgagtctccagcagcaggagatggtgGGCAAGCTGTCACCAGCGTGCCCTCGTGGAGCGGGCAAGCGGCCGTCAACCCTCCGGCATCGGGCCAGAAACTGGGTGCTGCCGAGGAGCAGAGGCAGGCGGTCCCCGAGAGCGAGGGGGAGGAGAGCGAGCGGGATGGGGTCGGCAGCCTGGCGCCCGCGGGGCAGCCGGAGCTGGAGCCCGGCGAGCTGAGCCCCGGCGATGTCCCGCAGGGGGAGGATATGCTCAACGCCATCCGGCGCGGCGTCAAGCTGAAGAAGACGACCACGAATGATCGCTCAGCACCTCGTATTTCCTAG